CATTTTAGATGGCTTCGGTCATAAAGAAACCAATCAATATAATGCCATCAACCAAGCTAACACCCCCAGCTTGGATCATTATTTTAAAAATTACGCCCATACACTTATTTCAGGCTCAGGCCATGATGTTGGCTTGCCCGATGGGCAAATGGGTAATTCAGAAGTGGGCCATCTCAATATAGGTTGTGGACGCATGGTACCGCAAGATTTAACACGCATTGATGATGAAATTGCTCAACATCAATTTTGTCAAAATGCAGTATTATCGAATGCATTACACAACGCAAAAAAGTCAGGTTGCGCCGTACATATTTTAGGATTGCTTTCTGATGGCGGCGTACACAGTCACGTAAACCATATGTTGGCATTAGCCGATTGCGCTCATCAGCAAGGTTTAGACAATCAACTTTTCTTGCATGCCTTTTTAGATGGCCGAGACACACCGCCGCAAAGTGCACTGCCTTTTTTACAGCAAATTGAACAACAAGGTTATGCAAAAATTGCATCGATCACCGGCCGTTATTACGCAATGGATAGAGATAATCGCTGGGAACGTGTGCAACTCGCTTATGATATGTTAACACTCGGTAAGTCGGATCATGCCGCTGAAAATACTGAAGCTGGACTTGCGATGGCCTATGCTCGCAATGAAAACGATGAGTTCGTCAAACCAACCACAATTAGAAATAGTTTTTCAAACATTAAAGATGGCGATATTGTTATCTTCATGAATTTTCGCTCTGATCGCGCGCGCCAATTAACTCGCGCCTTCATGGACCCTACTTTTAATCACTTTACACGAGAAAAAACTCCGAAATTAAAGCATTATATTTCTCTCACTGAATATCAAAAAGAATTTACCGATTTCAGTGTTGAAGTCGCTTATCCACCGATCGATCTCAGTAATAGCTTGGGAGAAGTGCTCAGCAAGCTAGGAAAAAAACAATTGCGCATTGCAGAAACTGAAAAATACGCCCATGTCACTTTTTTCTTTAACGGCGGCGTTGAAACTCCTTTTCCCGGCGAAGATCGTATTTTAGTTCCTTCACCCAAAGTCGCGACTTATGATTTGAAACCTGAAATGAGCGCATATGAACTCACTGAAAAATTAGTGGATGCCATTAACTCAAAAAAATACGATGTGATTATTTGTAATTATGCGAATCCTGATATGGTCGGACATACCGGCAATATCGCTGCAACTATTAAAGCGATTGAAGCCATCGATGCATGCTTAGGGAAAGTAATTCCCGCATTACAAGCTGTTGGCGGCGAAGCGATTATTACAGCAGATCACGGCAACGCAGAATGTATGTTTGATGATAAAACCCAGCAAGCTCATACAGCACATACGTGTGAGTTAGTTCCATTTTTATATATCGGGCGTAAAGCGAAAGTTCTCAAAAAAGACGGTGTGTTAGCAGACATTGCCCCAACATTGCTTTCATTGATGGACGTGACGCCACCAAAAGAAATGACGGGGAGCGTGTTGTTGAAAGCTGAGAGTTAACTGCAGCTTGTCATTGCGCGCGCCGCGCTCGCAATGACGAAAACAAAAATC
The genomic region above belongs to Gammaproteobacteria bacterium and contains:
- a CDS encoding 2,3-bisphosphoglycerate-independent phosphoglycerate mutase — translated: MPTPRPIALIILDGFGHKETNQYNAINQANTPSLDHYFKNYAHTLISGSGHDVGLPDGQMGNSEVGHLNIGCGRMVPQDLTRIDDEIAQHQFCQNAVLSNALHNAKKSGCAVHILGLLSDGGVHSHVNHMLALADCAHQQGLDNQLFLHAFLDGRDTPPQSALPFLQQIEQQGYAKIASITGRYYAMDRDNRWERVQLAYDMLTLGKSDHAAENTEAGLAMAYARNENDEFVKPTTIRNSFSNIKDGDIVIFMNFRSDRARQLTRAFMDPTFNHFTREKTPKLKHYISLTEYQKEFTDFSVEVAYPPIDLSNSLGEVLSKLGKKQLRIAETEKYAHVTFFFNGGVETPFPGEDRILVPSPKVATYDLKPEMSAYELTEKLVDAINSKKYDVIICNYANPDMVGHTGNIAATIKAIEAIDACLGKVIPALQAVGGEAIITADHGNAECMFDDKTQQAHTAHTCELVPFLYIGRKAKVLKKDGVLADIAPTLLSLMDVTPPKEMTGSVLLKAES